The Pseudomonas nunensis genome includes the window GCTCGGCAGTTGGCGCAGTGGCTCAAGAATGAGCTGCGCCAAGCGGATTAGTCGCCGCGTTTGCACAACAGGTAAGCCGCGAGCAGACCCAGCGCACCAACGGCAACACCGGCTGTAGTCCAAGGGTGTTCTTGGGCGTAGTCCCGGGTTGCGATCCCGGTTTCGCGGGTTTTCACTTTGACTTCTTCGTAGGCGTCGCTCAGCAGGTGGCGAGAATGTTTCAGCGCGTTCTCGGCGTTGCTTTTCAGAGCCTTGAGGGTTTTACGCGACTCGTCCGAGGCGTCGTCCTTCAGGTTTTCCAGCGACTTGAGAAGACTCTCGATCTCGGCTTCCATGCTTTGCAATGAGGCTTT containing:
- a CDS encoding DUF883 family protein, producing the protein MANTSLRKASLQSMEAEIESLLKSLENLKDDASDESRKTLKALKSNAENALKHSRHLLSDAYEEVKVKTRETGIATRDYAQEHPWTTAGVAVGALGLLAAYLLCKRGD